From Candidatus Zixiibacteriota bacterium, the proteins below share one genomic window:
- a CDS encoding APC family permease: MGLWEAVSMAVGTMVGASIFSIFGVGASIAKQDLPVAFLLSGIYASIVAYSYAKLGTKIVSNAGPIAFILKGIGDNMVTGALSVLFWLTYVVSISLFARGFAGYLLPLIGVETAPMAVSVVVVLVVVLFTVLTFFGSKAVGKTEFYIVAVKLLILGVFIAVGVMRIVPDRIIPVFDSAHTGGLVHASVIFFLSYMGFGLITNASENMENPSRNVPRAIFISIGIVLFVYIAVSAVAVGNLSLDKLIKAQDNALAIAAEPFLGSFGFLLISVGALFSISSALNATLYGGANIAYSLAKDGELPAFFERKVWFGSVEGLYITAALGIIFGLLFEMDGIAFITSGIFTVVYIFVLISHWRLTTEVGGSRFLITCNLIVLTAVFIALLIFQLQSQKAAVYGIAVVFVGALLAEVLFRYVKKRSFRLFGESHDRISSSDE; the protein is encoded by the coding sequence ATGGGATTATGGGAAGCGGTATCCATGGCCGTGGGTACTATGGTCGGCGCCAGCATCTTTTCTATATTTGGAGTGGGGGCCAGTATCGCCAAACAGGATCTGCCGGTAGCTTTTCTTCTCTCCGGAATCTATGCCTCTATCGTGGCCTACTCCTACGCCAAACTGGGCACGAAAATCGTTTCAAACGCCGGTCCTATCGCATTTATCCTCAAGGGCATCGGTGACAATATGGTAACCGGTGCTCTCAGTGTCCTTTTCTGGTTAACTTATGTTGTTTCGATATCTTTGTTCGCCCGTGGCTTCGCCGGGTATTTACTCCCCCTGATCGGAGTAGAAACCGCTCCCATGGCGGTGTCTGTTGTAGTCGTGCTGGTTGTTGTCCTTTTCACCGTACTCACTTTCTTTGGCTCCAAGGCCGTCGGGAAAACGGAGTTCTATATCGTTGCCGTGAAACTGCTGATTCTTGGTGTTTTTATCGCCGTCGGTGTTATGCGGATAGTACCGGATCGGATTATCCCGGTTTTTGACTCCGCCCACACCGGCGGTCTCGTTCACGCATCGGTTATTTTCTTCTTGTCATACATGGGTTTTGGTCTAATCACCAACGCCAGCGAGAACATGGAGAATCCATCGCGAAACGTTCCTCGCGCCATCTTTATCAGTATCGGGATTGTTCTCTTCGTGTATATTGCCGTGTCGGCCGTAGCGGTTGGAAACCTGTCGCTTGACAAACTCATCAAGGCGCAGGATAATGCCCTCGCCATAGCCGCCGAACCGTTTCTTGGTTCATTTGGTTTCCTTCTGATATCGGTAGGAGCCTTGTTTTCGATTTCATCAGCCCTTAACGCAACTTTATACGGGGGAGCCAATATCGCATACTCCCTGGCTAAGGATGGTGAACTGCCGGCCTTTTTTGAGCGGAAAGTCTGGTTCGGCTCCGTTGAAGGACTCTACATAACGGCAGCGCTTGGGATAATCTTTGGGCTGCTGTTCGAGATGGACGGTATTGCTTTTATCACTAGCGGCATCTTTACGGTTGTTTATATCTTCGTTCTGATATCGCATTGGCGGTTGACTACTGAAGTTGGCGGCAGCAGATTTTTAATCACATGCAATCTCATTGTTCTGACAGCGGTATTTATCGCCCTTCTGATTTTTCAACTCCAATCACAGAAAGCTGCCGTTTATGGAATCGCCGTTGTTTTCGTAGGCGCTCTGTTGGCCGAGGTGCTTTTCCGTTACGTGAAGAAACGGTCTTTCCGGTTATTCGGCGAATCGCATGATCGGATATCATCTTCGGATGAATGA